A segment of the uncultured Desulfobulbus sp. genome:
ATCCAATGGGAAGGCAAGTTGCCATGGTGGGCACAGACAAACGTGCCCACCCCATCGCGGAACAATGGAAACCATTAAATTATCAGCTGAGATTTATTGGTAATCACTATTTTTTTAGATTTTATCGTGAAATAAAAAATTGGCCCTTGCAAAAAACAGTACGTATAGGAATATGAAACGTTGCCTCCGTGGCCTCTTACAGGAACAACAAGAATTGGATTGAGCCACTTGGCCTACAGCTGATTTTTAGAGAAAGATACCGTGCAACACATAAAACGCATCGCCTATTTAGCTCCTGAGATCCCAGCCCTTTCAGCGACCTTTGTTTATAATGAGATTATAGCACTCCAAGATGAAGGTTTTGAGGTTGTATCAATTTCAGTTCACACACCAGGGGCTCCAGCTGCAGGTGTCCGAGTTGAAGCTCTCCATAAAACGACACATTATCTGTACAATCAAGGACTACTGCCCATTGCGTTTTCTGCCATAAGACAGCTAATTGTTACACCACGTGAATTTTTCCGCACCTTTCGTCTCCTACTTCAAGATCTCAACACCCTACGATCTGATGCGCGGCTTTGCTGTGGTCTCATATATCGTTTTTGCGCGGCATGCAATGTGGCGGAAATATTGCGTAACGCACACTGCCTGCATCTCCACGCACATTTCGCGCACGTTCCAACAGACATAGCCATGTATGCCGCAGCGATGGCAGGAATTTCTTTTAGCTTCACCGCACACGCCAATGACCTCTTCGAACGGAGGTGGTTGTTAACTGAAAAAATTATGCGAAGTAAATTCACAGTTACCATTTCGGAATTCAACCGCAAATTCATGATTGGCCAAGGTGGCAAACCCAACAAAATTCACGTCATTTATTGTGGGGTCGATATTTCCCGCTTCACACCGACACAACGGCCCAAGCGGATACCTCCGCTCGTTATTGGTAGCCTTGGAAGGATGGTTGAAAAAAAAGGCTTCGATATGCTATTAAAAGCTGCCAATGTTCTAAAAAAACAAGGTGTAGATTTCCGCCTAATCATTGCTGGCGACGGACCATTAAATCAAAAACTACAGGCCATTGCCAAAGAACTTAACCTTCTTGAGGTTGTAGAATTTTCTGGTCCCGTTACCTATGAACAAGTTCCAAATTGGCTTCATACCCTAGATATATTTGTACTCCCCTGTCAGCAAGATACCCATGGCGATATGGATGGTATTCCGGTAGTGCTTATGGAGGCGATGTCTGCAGGAGTTTCGGTTGTTTCCACCAATATTTCTGGTATTCCAGAATTAATCCAGCATGGGCAAGACGGATTCTTAATCGATCAAAAATCTATAAATTCTCTTGTCAACAGCATTACCATATTGCAACTCAACCCTGAGATTCGCGAAAAATTCGCCATAAATGGAAGAGAGAAGATCACCAATAAGTTCAACAAACACACCAATATCATCAAGTTATCTAACTATTTCCAACAAATATTGCAAATATCCAGCGACGGCACGTATGTTGCTTAAACAAATTATCGTCAAGTGGCAATTAGCTCCTGAACCAGTGGCACCATTCTCTAAAGGGTTTCTTGAAAATCAGATACAGTAACTTGTTGATTTTTCATTATTTTATTATAAAAACGTCGGTTTAAGGCATCGATCACCTCAACCCGATGGAGCCCCATAATGATTCAGCCCGGCTTTTTCGATCTGCACATAAGCCAGAAGGTACCGGACGCCACCACTATTTGGCGTCTCCGTGAAGACCTCATCGAAGCCGGAGTTATCGAACAACTTTTTTCAACCTTTGACGAACACCTCCGTGCCCATGGTTTCATGGCAATGAAAGGGCAAATCGTTGATGCAAGCATTGTCAATGTCCCCCGGCAGCGAAACAGTCGGGAGGAAAACGCCGAGATCAAGGAAGGCAACGTCCCTGATTGGTCAGTAAACAAGCGACGCCAAAAAAGATGTGGATGCCCGATGGACCAAGAAGAACGGAAAAATATTTTTCGGCTACAAGAACCACATCTCGGTGGATGTGAAGTACAAGTTCATTCGATCTTTTGCGGTAACAGACGCCGCATTACATGATAGCCAGGTATTCGAGCAACTCCTTGCCGACAACACGAGCAGAAATATATGGGCAGATTCAGCCTACCGGTCAGAGGAACGACTCAATAGCCTTGCAGAAGATGGCTTTCGCGGACACATTCAACGCAATGTGACCCCGGAATCGCCAGTTGACGCCAAGGGAGCAAGAAGGCAACCGGACTCGGTCCAAGATCCGCTCGCGGGTAGAGCATGTCTTCGGCGTACAAGCTCAGAGAGCCGGAAACCTAGTGTTGCGCACAATCGGGATAGCCCGGGCTCGAGTAAAAATCGGCTTGCGCAACTTTGCCTACAACATCGATAGAATGGGGATGCTATTAGCCCCCTGTAGGTGAAATGCGCCTTCAGAGAAAATTTACCTCTCCAAACGGCAGCTGCCCGACACAATAACGAGAATTGCACAATGCAATCATCAAGAAAAACATAGGTTTTTTTAAAAAATCATAGGGAGGAGTACGAGAGGCACTCCAACCTAATTTTCAAAGTACCTTAATTTAAATATTAGGTAGGATTCGCCATGCCAAGTAAAATTAATCTATTTCCAGTAATGCTATCCTATGAAAAAATGCGCCTGACAAATCGATTCCTAGGGCAATATTACTTTCCCCGCAAAATTTTGGCTAAAACCCTACCACTCATCGTTGCATTTGTCCCTACTCTCACCTTTTCAGCACCGCTTGACCTGCAAAAGAATACAGACGGATGGACAAAATTCTCCCCGTCCGTTGACAGCCGAATAGTTTACATATCCAGTTCGTCCGGGGACGACTCGACATGCACCTACCACCTACCATATTCCGTTGGATCAGATGCATTCAATCCAACCTCTACTGCACCATGTGCCACCTACAAAAAAGCATTAACCTTCGCACGAGAAGGGTACCCGGATTGGATTTTGTTTAAGCGAGGAGAAACTTTCACCATTGACACAGCGGGCGCCCAAAGCGGGACTTACGCTATCGTTCCAACGAGTGGAAGGGGGGCATCGGAACCGTCGTTAACCGGGGCATACGGCACAACTGGCGCAAGCCCGATAATCCAAATTGACGCCGGAGTTAGCCAGGCAGTACGCATATTCCGCAGCACACCAAATTGGATCGCTCTAGAAGGGATTGATTTTTATTCATTTACACGTGACCCTTCTAATGCAGGCTACGCTACACCAACAGGAAACCAACTCGGACTTTTTATCTACAGTGCTGCAGGAACAACTGATAAATACAATGGCATTGCTATCGAGGGGTGTAAATTTAGATATTTTGACGACAATATGGTTAGTTCCGTCAATCTTCCGGTTCCAGATTTAGTCATACGGAGAAGTTTATTTCTCGATGGATATGCCGGAACAGGCCAGAGCCATAATCAGGGCCTCTTGCTATCCAAGCAAAACACAACACTAGTAGAAAACATATTCATTCATAATGGATGGCTTGTACCAGCAGGAGGTGGCGTCGGAGAAGCGACTATATTCAATCACAACGTTTATACATCATCACCACTAGGAGCTACATACAAGAATAACGTCTTTATACAAGGCAGCAATATGAATACAAAATTCACCGCAGACCAATACGACGATTGGGCGCATGGCAATAGCTCTCCGATTATTATCGATGGGAATCTATACATTGATGGGCAGCAAGGAATTGGCTTTGGCAACAATAGCGTTGGGAATACTTTTCCATTTTCAAATGTTATAATCAAAAATAATATCTTCTCTAACATTGGTCGTCAAAAAAACCTGCAAGGAATTTCCTGGGGAATTGACGTGAGCTACGACACTACTAATGCAGAAATTTACAATAATTTATTTATAAATCAGTCAGATCCAACAGTAAAAAATGGAAATTTCATCTTTGCCATGGCAGGAATACTAACTGACATTTCAGTGCATGACAATAAATCATACAATGTCCTCAACACAGTATGGTTACGTGGCATGGCAAATGGCTCACAGAACTCAACCGGATCAACCAAAACAAATATCATTTTTTTCAACAACAAGCATTCGACTACATCTGCAGGATATTTTGTAGATACAAATAGCATTTCTGGATATTCTTTTGCAAAAAACTCCTATTATGGAGATAAATCGTCAAGTTCATTGTTTCGTGTAGAGGGCACCGAATATTCACTAACTGGTTGGCAATCATTGACCAACGACACCTCAATGGTTGCTGATTCATCATTTCCTGACCCTACACGATCGATTGAAACATACATGACCTCCATCGGACAAAACGCATCCATCGATGCATTTATCACCAAATGTCGAGCTCAAGATCGGTATAACTGGGATCAGCGATTTGCAGCTGAAAATGTGAACCAATGGGTGCGTGGCGGCTTTGCCATATTATCTCCACCGGTTGGATTTAAAAAGCTTTCCAATTGAGATTGCCCCAACAACATTTGACGGTTTTTTAAGCAACCAGTGACCATGGAAGCGCATCTTTCCGCCTTAGCCAGGGCAAGCGCACGAAAAAGCTAGCCAGCAAGTACCTTGGCGAGGAAGTTATTATCGCAGGCACATCGAAACTGTTTTTGCTTGATACTCATTTTGGTTTGCTCTTGCTGAAGAAGATTGCGTGCAATATGTCGCAGTACGGCAAAATTTTCGGGGGCATCGTCTTTTCGGATTCGGCATTCATCTTCTCGAAATGTGACATCAAGTACATAGTGAAGAGAATTTTCTATGCCCCAGTGGGAGCGAACCGCTTTGGCAAAAAATTCAGTTTTGCTTTCTTGGCTCGAAATATAATAGCGGCATTCTGTCGTTTTTTTGTTCTTTACTTGCCGCTCTGCAACGACAACACCAATTGTCCGGAGCCCCTTCCACTGTGCAGCCATTGGCAACTCGGAGGCATCGGTTGTGTAATGAGAGAGGATTTCATGGCGGCCATGGCCCTTGCTCTCGCTTTGGTAGAAATCAAATTTATCGCTGTTAAAGGTCTCTGCGTCTGCTTGATTGAAAATCGTCTCAACGGCTTTCAGCAATGAGCCCTGATTGCCTTTTAAGCCTAATACGTAATCACCACCTTGTTGGACGATCTGTTCGGCTATCTTCTTTTGACACCCCATGGCGTCAATAGTCACGATGCAGCCTTTGATTTCCAGCAGTTTTAAAAGTTCAGGAATTGCGGTGATTTCGTTTGATTTTTCTTCGGTTTTGACTTGCCCTAAAACAAGTCGATTGTTCGCGGCCCAGGCACTGACCATATGAATGGCTGACTTCCCCGACTTGGAGTCGTGCGACCGCCTTAAGGTCTTACCGTCGATAGGGATAATTTCGCCATCAGTAACCTCGACCACGGAGTGCACCCAACTCAAAAAGCATTCTTGAAAAATTTTGGTATTAAGACGAGATATGACTCGTCGAAATGTATCGTGCCCAGGGATACCATTAGGGAGTTCAAGAAACGTTGCGAGCCATGCTTGTTTGGCTTGCCCGAAAATTTCTATTTGTTCCCAGCCAGATGCACCAGATGCTACCCCGCAGATGGCAATGGTAATAATATCGATGAGCAGGTGTCGGTTTTTACCTTCGACTCTCGGATCTTTCAAGTTTTCGAAATGGGAAGCTATGTCTGGTTTTGTTGATTTCATACCCCTTCTCCAATTGGTGATTTTTGAAGGGTAGTTTATATAGCATATACGAACAAGATTGAATAATAATTCGATTTCATTCATTTTTTAACGCCAAGTTAGCCGAACCCAGTCGCTAAACAGGCTTTGTTAGGACATTTTGGTGCGCTTGCCCTGCCGCCTTAGCCTATTACTGTGACCAGGTGAACAGATATCGAACATTAAGCCTATTAGCAATACATACAAGAATTAGAGGGCCAAGCAGGCCAGCAATCACTGCACCGGGGAGATGAATGCCTATTGAAGCGATACCAAGCAATTTTATACAGACGATACGGTAGCCAGCAGAAAAAATTGTATGAGCAACAAATATTTGCAGAGATTTCCCTCCAAGCAGAGAGAAAAACCTGGCTAAAAAATGAGCTTTTCGCTGGAGCACTACAACTACCAGCAGCGTAAGACAGATGCCAGGGATGGCGAAAACAGGAACAAACCATGTTACTATTTGTACACTCAAATGCTCCTTGCACATGGGTATCATTGCGGTAAGAATGAAGGCGAGAAGCGTAAGAACAAGCAACAGATCAGTTCGGAAGCGTTTACTAGTCGACAAAGAGAGCAGAAAAGGAGAAAGAATAATTCCAGTTGCAAAATAAACAAAATTGTTAGCGAGAAAAGTAATCGGCAGACAAGAATAAACCAAGCCCATTCGAGCCACTACAAATAAAATTACACCTACACCAAGATACAACGCAGGGCGGACTGTACATTGACGCAGAATGATAAAAAAAATGAAGATCAAGAACAGTGCATATAAAAACCAGTACTGCATTACCGGAATAAATGGGATGAGTAGAATATCCTTGAGGACTATAGAGTGGGTCGTGCTTCCTGATAATAAGAGCTGTAAAACAGATTGAATAACCGACCAAAGCAGATAAGGGTAAGCAATCATACGCAGCTTACCTCCTATAAAAACCTTCCAGGGTTTACAGGAGGATTGTATCGCAAAAATTCCGGCTAGAAAAAAAAAGGCCGGCATGTGAAATGAATATATCCAGGAATCTACCCAGTGATAGACATATTCATCACGTAATATATTGTTATTGAATACCGCTCGCCAAGCATGCCCGAAAACGACAAGCAGAATAAGGAGTCCTTTAGCGGCATCAATAAATTTGTTCCGCCGTTGCCCCACCTCATTTTTGCTAGCTATATTGTCTTGCACAGTCAAGAAACCGCAGCCCCAAAACTTTACCAAATCAATGTGAATCGCTCAGCACATGGAAGTTTCACTTCACCCATCCTGGTGAATTATCACTATTTACGAAATAATTACATTTTCGATGACTGGTTAGCGAATCGTAGTATGAAAGGATAAGCGGTCTGAATAAATCTTATCGCTCTCTTCTTCGTGACATCATAACCGGCATCGCCAACAAACGGCGTTGATACCCGGATAAATCCATGCTTGGGGTCATTAAACATCAGCTTATTATACCCCATATCAATTTTGTTACGATATACCTTCACATTTGCCTTTTCCCGCGCCTGGTACCAATACAAAACCAATTCTCGCTGTTGGCCAAGTGATGTCACGATTTCCTCGTAGACAATTTTATGTTTCCCTAATTGCAGCACCTGTGTTTTCGGTTGCTCGTCAACTTTCCAGCCATGACTAGGGTAACAAATCAACGGGGAGTGGGCAGCATATGCTTTATTCGAGGTATAATAATAGCCAACATAAAGCGTTATCGGACCATTTTGGTTACTATAGGTTTTGAAAAGGTAATCGTCTAGCTTGAGCATTGCATACGCTTCTGCCCCCAAATCGATATCGAAAGACGCCGTATAACCAGGTATTTCTGCTAAGTACGCTTTAAGGGGGGCAGCTTTTCCTGTAGCGGTAGGAGCGTTATATAAATAGACAAACAGGCTGGACCCCAGAAAAAGGGCAATCAGCACAAATAGTTTTATTATTTTTTGTTTTCCCAAAATTCCAAAATCCTCCCCGCCCAAAAAAGAACAGCCAGGGCAAGGCCAAAAATGACCAGACCTGTCAAAGTATGCAGTGTTCCCTGATACAAATCCAACCCAAAGAAATGAAATAACAGTATAATCGAGACAACACGTATCAAATTAACGACTATCGCCACTGGCACGCTAATGGCTATAAGGATCACTTTGCTCCACACCTGTCGCAGAACAAAAAATCCCATGATAACGCTCAACGTGAGCAGAGTTATGACCGAGCGTAACCCACTGCAGGCCTCGATTACCTCAAAACTTTTTTCTGGAATGGTCAAAACATTCCCTGCGCGAAAAACAGGGATCCCTACCCAGTCCACGATGGCAGCACTCATTTGCGAGACTTTAAGCTGCAGGGGGAAGGTTAGTTGAATGTAGAGTTGATCAGGGAAAGGAATCAGCATGAGGAGGAGGAGCAGGGGCGTAAAAAATACCCGCAACGCCTGGATGCCGAACAAAAAAATCAGTGCTCCGACGATAGTCAGATACATCGATAATGCAATGACAGTGTGGACTTCAGTCAGTAGGCTGAAAAAATAACAGATAGATGAGATGCCAAGGATCCCTCCCCCCAGCCAGCTGAATCTGGGGGAGAGACCAATCAATTTGTCTTTTGCTTGATAAGCTATATACAAAATTATGGGAAGCGTAAGAAAAGCATGCGAGTACTCTTCAGAATCTGCCCATTTTGCAAAGAGAATCTTAAAAACTGGCCAATAGGCCACCCCAAACAAAATACAGGCTACAAGCCCCAGCAATATAGCACGACGTTCCCTCATAACCACCTGAACAGGATGCGATGTCACAGGCATCACGCAGAAGACGTCTGTGCATTCGAATTGTATTTTCATGCAGATAGAATAGGTGCGGAAAAAAGTAACTTGGCAGTCCCTTTTTTCTATGTAGTCGTATTCTAATACCGTCCTGTCCCTATAGCAACACCAAAGCCCACTATTATCTACTGCACGTAATGGATATCGAGAAGCTGTGGGATTGGCAGAGCCGAAACTGCTTCAGTAGGGTTAATAGTTATTATAGATGAATAACCGCTCTCTTCTGTACCGATAAAGGCTGTCAAGGTAAAATGGTAGATGGCATTGGCATCCAGGCCCGTAATAGTGTATGTCGTCACGTTACCTAAGGTTATAGGCGATGGCCCATCGCCTGCCTCCGTGCCATCAAAGGGGGCTGTAGCGGTCCCCCCTTTTTTGTAGTACAGCTTGTAGCCGTCGACAGGCTCCTCATTTGCGGTCCAATTGAACGTATAGTCCTGGGCTAAACAGGTTGCCGAGTCAGCAACGAACCCAGTAAAAAGCAAACATCCTACCATGAACCATGCACGCTTCATAATCATTACACTTTTATTTTTTCATTCTATGAATCAAGGATTGTAGGTCAGTTTGACGGCATCAGCTATTACATAGCCATCAGGTGCACTTGACAATGTAACCTTTACCTCCCCAGCTTCGAGAGGATAAGTACCCAATGTAACAAATTCCCCAGAACCAGTCTGCTGATTTATATACACTGCACCGAGTGATGTTGTATTATTCATAATTACGAATGGCGCTTTAGAACTCCTACTACTTCCAGTAGCCGACATATGGCTGTATAGTGTATAATTTCCTGCGACAGGAACCGAGAAAGACCATGTAGCCTGGGATGCTCCATCTCCTTTATCAGTAAACTTATACCCTGTTCCATAATAATCAGGATGAAAGGTAGAATCCCCCCAGGTACCAACAGTTGAAAAATTTGCAGCATCTGCATCATCAACAATTACATCAAAGGATTCTGTATATAAGGAAAGAGCCACCTGCTTTATTGCCACACCGCCATTATTGTCCGTCACTGTCAAGGTCACAGTAGCAGAGCTAGATAAAAATTGATGCGTGGATGAGACTCCTTCTGCACTTGATCCATCTCCAAAATCCCATACATATTTTTCAATTGTTCCATCTGTATCGGTTGATCCTGAGGCATCAAAAGTAACTGTTTTACCATCAACTGCAGTAGACAATTGGGCAACAGGAGGTGAATTTGCATTCAAAACATCGGTAATGGTCACCTCTTTAAGGCTTCCTGAAAAATCAACCGCTGAAGCAGAGGTCGCAATTAGCAGGGTTCCCCAAAATACCATCTGGGCGCGAATTTCGTATCGGGGGAGAATAAACCGTTTCATCTTGAATCTCCTATAATGAATGCGACATATGACTTTCAGTCAAATACATGCTTTAAACAATTGCCACTTTACGGGTTCAATACTCTTCGGAGTTCAAGGAGCATACAGCACGCCGTTTGAGGCTTCGCTCAGTTCTCCGCTGTTTTCAAGCGCTCGAATAGTGAAGGTTGTGACTTCAGCCGGACGGGCTATTTCGCATTGCACCTGTCGGGCCGAGGGGTCAGAAACCGTACACACCTGCTTTCCATTTGCCTCAATACTGAACCCGGAAATGTTTAGTTCCTGTGCTGTATCATAGGTCCAGGTAAAGGTTGCCAGAGCTATTTCCTGGCTCTGGGCGAGGGCTATATACCCCACCGTTTCTTCTACATGGGCCACTTCTGCATCTTTTGACTGCTCTTCTTCAATTTTGACCTCCACACCAGAGGACGAAAGGCTCTGCATCCTGAGCGACGAAGGCTCGGTACTGTTGCACGTCTGCATATCGGCCAGAAGCAACGGAGGTGTAGAATACACGTTTGTAAACGCCAGATTTTTCCAGGAATCTTGCACCATACCAGCTGATGTCACCACAGAATAGTTCACCATTCCCAAATCGCCTTTACCCGGTTCCCAGGCCAGATAAAAGACTGTTTCAGCGACGTGTTTATTGACGTTGAGTTCTTGTTCGCGAAAATAATAGCTAAACCCTGTCGTAGTAACACTCTTCACACGTCCGCTGATAGCGTCCTCTTCGTTTGCCGTT
Coding sequences within it:
- a CDS encoding glycosyltransferase family 4 protein, whose amino-acid sequence is MQHIKRIAYLAPEIPALSATFVYNEIIALQDEGFEVVSISVHTPGAPAAGVRVEALHKTTHYLYNQGLLPIAFSAIRQLIVTPREFFRTFRLLLQDLNTLRSDARLCCGLIYRFCAACNVAEILRNAHCLHLHAHFAHVPTDIAMYAAAMAGISFSFTAHANDLFERRWLLTEKIMRSKFTVTISEFNRKFMIGQGGKPNKIHVIYCGVDISRFTPTQRPKRIPPLVIGSLGRMVEKKGFDMLLKAANVLKKQGVDFRLIIAGDGPLNQKLQAIAKELNLLEVVEFSGPVTYEQVPNWLHTLDIFVLPCQQDTHGDMDGIPVVLMEAMSAGVSVVSTNISGIPELIQHGQDGFLIDQKSINSLVNSITILQLNPEIREKFAINGREKITNKFNKHTNIIKLSNYFQQILQISSDGTYVA
- a CDS encoding ISAs1 family transposase, giving the protein MKSTKPDIASHFENLKDPRVEGKNRHLLIDIITIAICGVASGASGWEQIEIFGQAKQAWLATFLELPNGIPGHDTFRRVISRLNTKIFQECFLSWVHSVVEVTDGEIIPIDGKTLRRSHDSKSGKSAIHMVSAWAANNRLVLGQVKTEEKSNEITAIPELLKLLEIKGCIVTIDAMGCQKKIAEQIVQQGGDYVLGLKGNQGSLLKAVETIFNQADAETFNSDKFDFYQSESKGHGRHEILSHYTTDASELPMAAQWKGLRTIGVVVAERQVKNKKTTECRYYISSQESKTEFFAKAVRSHWGIENSLHYVLDVTFREDECRIRKDDAPENFAVLRHIARNLLQQEQTKMSIKQKQFRCACDNNFLAKVLAG
- a CDS encoding acyltransferase family protein, producing MQDNIASKNEVGQRRNKFIDAAKGLLILLVVFGHAWRAVFNNNILRDEYVYHWVDSWIYSFHMPAFFFLAGIFAIQSSCKPWKVFIGGKLRMIAYPYLLWSVIQSVLQLLLSGSTTHSIVLKDILLIPFIPVMQYWFLYALFLIFIFFIILRQCTVRPALYLGVGVILFVVARMGLVYSCLPITFLANNFVYFATGIILSPFLLSLSTSKRFRTDLLLVLTLLAFILTAMIPMCKEHLSVQIVTWFVPVFAIPGICLTLLVVVVLQRKAHFLARFFSLLGGKSLQIFVAHTIFSAGYRIVCIKLLGIASIGIHLPGAVIAGLLGPLILVCIANRLNVRYLFTWSQ
- a CDS encoding exosortase C-terminal domain/associated protein EpsI; this translates as MGKQKIIKLFVLIALFLGSSLFVYLYNAPTATGKAAPLKAYLAEIPGYTASFDIDLGAEAYAMLKLDDYLFKTYSNQNGPITLYVGYYYTSNKAYAAHSPLICYPSHGWKVDEQPKTQVLQLGKHKIVYEEIVTSLGQQRELVLYWYQAREKANVKVYRNKIDMGYNKLMFNDPKHGFIRVSTPFVGDAGYDVTKKRAIRFIQTAYPFILRFANQSSKM
- a CDS encoding exosortase/archaeosortase family protein; translation: MRERRAILLGLVACILFGVAYWPVFKILFAKWADSEEYSHAFLTLPIILYIAYQAKDKLIGLSPRFSWLGGGILGISSICYFFSLLTEVHTVIALSMYLTIVGALIFLFGIQALRVFFTPLLLLLMLIPFPDQLYIQLTFPLQLKVSQMSAAIVDWVGIPVFRAGNVLTIPEKSFEVIEACSGLRSVITLLTLSVIMGFFVLRQVWSKVILIAISVPVAIVVNLIRVVSIILLFHFFGLDLYQGTLHTLTGLVIFGLALAVLFWAGRILEFWENKK
- a CDS encoding fibronectin type III domain-containing protein — encoded protein: MKRAWFMVGCLLFTGFVADSATCLAQDYTFNWTANEEPVDGYKLYYKKGGTATAPFDGTEAGDGPSPITLGNVTTYTITGLDANAIYHFTLTAFIGTEESGYSSIITINPTEAVSALPIPQLLDIHYVQ
- a CDS encoding PKD domain-containing protein, which gives rise to MKRFILPRYEIRAQMVFWGTLLIATSASAVDFSGSLKEVTITDVLNANSPPVAQLSTAVDGKTVTFDASGSTDTDGTIEKYVWDFGDGSSAEGVSSTHQFLSSSATVTLTVTDNNGGVAIKQVALSLYTESFDVIVDDADAANFSTVGTWGDSTFHPDYYGTGYKFTDKGDGASQATWSFSVPVAGNYTLYSHMSATGSSRSSKAPFVIMNNTTSLGAVYINQQTGSGEFVTLGTYPLEAGEVKVTLSSAPDGYVIADAVKLTYNP